The sequence GTGAACTGTGCGGCTTCGGCTTCGTGGCCGAACTGGCGGCTCTTGAAGGGCGCCGCAAGCTGCCCGATGATCAGCCCGTGGAGTCGCTAATCATCTATTCCTGAGCCTGCCAGCTGAGCAGGGCATCGAACTGCTCCAGGCTGATCAGCCCGAAGCGCCACAGCACCACCGGCAGGGGGGCCTGCTCCTGCTGCGCCTGGCGCAATCCCAGGGCTAGGGCGCTCTCACTTAGGCCAAATTGATGGCGCAGCAGACGCAGCAGCGCCGCTGAAGGTGGCGGCTGGGAACTTGTGCTGATCACCATGGTGGCGGTCCCGGATAGCCCATGCTGATCAGCGCCTAAGCAGCTGGCAAGGGCCATCGGTCATGGCCGACAGGCTGAGTTTGCGCAGGGGAGCAAGCTTGGTCAGTAGCAGCAGGGTCAGGTGGCGCAGGGGCAGCAGCAGGGGCGAGCGATTCGAGAAAAACCGCACCAGCAGATCGGTGGCCAGCAGGGTGAGCAGCAAATC is a genomic window of Cyanobium sp. Tous-M-B4 containing:
- a CDS encoding DUF2949 domain-containing protein, whose amino-acid sequence is MVISTSSQPPPSAALLRLLRHQFGLSESALALGLRQAQQEQAPLPVVLWRFGLISLEQFDALLSWQAQE